In one Modestobacter sp. L9-4 genomic region, the following are encoded:
- a CDS encoding BTAD domain-containing putative transcriptional regulator has product MVHVSPESPHAFAFLGPVRARLHGREVALGSPQQQAVWAALVLGDRVLTGADLVDVLWGETPPRGARATVRTYVSRLRAALTAADPAGEVAQLVTGNGGYRVRVPDEVVDVRLAELEAARARALADGGDRPAARSVLREVAGLWTGSPLTGAVGPWVETREQVLAGRQAELLEELWELDVDLDPAGGVVAELTDGVREEPLRERRHELLMLAQYRTGRRAAALATYRAAHDVLAEELGIEPGPALKTLHRRVLHDDPTLRPRTAAGRPAPVRPAQLPPPAGALVGRDALVAELVAELTAGDGAPRLGLTGLGGMGSSALVLEVARRAAPTYPDGQLYLDLRAAGDDVGVLLGGLLRSLGTPAADVPAGAGERLAAWRTASSSRRLLVVLDHVPGPAQLQALAPAGPGSALVVTAPRRVLTPSGLRWWTVGPLTPEASLQLLADRAGHDRVHAEREVSAALVAACSHQPLAVVVAAARLSDRPHWSVAQISAQLDADLREPVVMAADCAVVDAPFARVQALLPRALDDAACLLAVPDVDHLDAAAAGALLELPVDRAQAVLEALVDVHLLVAEPGGRYRMLGLVRAVLRRQAWARQGAGVVRAALRRLADHLTCREQVPTIGSGGRQLPDPAPAAVLAQLGGGHPADRERTSA; this is encoded by the coding sequence ATGGTCCACGTCAGCCCCGAGAGCCCGCACGCGTTCGCCTTCCTGGGGCCGGTGCGTGCCCGGCTGCACGGTCGCGAGGTCGCGCTGGGCAGCCCCCAGCAGCAGGCGGTCTGGGCCGCGCTGGTGCTGGGCGACCGGGTGCTCACCGGCGCCGACCTCGTCGACGTGCTGTGGGGGGAGACCCCGCCACGGGGGGCACGGGCCACCGTGCGCACCTACGTCTCCCGGCTGCGGGCCGCGCTGACCGCAGCCGACCCGGCCGGGGAGGTCGCCCAGCTGGTCACCGGCAACGGCGGCTACCGGGTCCGGGTGCCCGACGAGGTGGTCGACGTGCGGCTGGCCGAGCTGGAGGCGGCCCGGGCCCGGGCGCTGGCCGACGGTGGCGACCGGCCCGCCGCCCGGTCGGTCCTGCGGGAGGTGGCGGGGCTGTGGACCGGCAGCCCGCTCACCGGCGCCGTGGGGCCCTGGGTGGAGACGCGCGAGCAGGTCCTCGCCGGTCGGCAGGCCGAGCTGCTGGAGGAGCTGTGGGAGCTCGACGTCGACCTCGACCCCGCCGGGGGAGTGGTCGCCGAGCTCACCGACGGGGTCCGGGAGGAGCCGCTGCGCGAGCGCCGGCACGAGCTGCTGATGCTGGCGCAGTACCGCACCGGCCGGCGGGCGGCGGCCCTGGCCACCTACCGCGCGGCCCACGACGTGCTCGCCGAGGAGCTCGGCATCGAGCCCGGGCCGGCGCTCAAGACGCTGCACCGGCGGGTGCTGCACGACGACCCGACGCTGCGGCCGCGCACGGCCGCCGGGCGACCGGCCCCCGTCCGCCCGGCCCAGCTGCCGCCGCCGGCGGGTGCGCTGGTGGGCCGGGACGCACTCGTCGCGGAGCTGGTCGCCGAGCTCACCGCCGGGGACGGCGCCCCGCGGCTGGGGCTCACCGGGCTGGGCGGCATGGGCAGCAGCGCGCTGGTCCTGGAGGTCGCCCGCCGCGCGGCCCCGACGTACCCGGACGGCCAGCTGTACCTCGACCTGCGGGCCGCCGGCGACGACGTGGGCGTGCTGCTCGGCGGCCTGCTGCGGTCGCTGGGCACCCCGGCGGCCGACGTGCCCGCCGGGGCCGGTGAACGACTCGCCGCCTGGCGCACGGCGAGCAGCAGCCGCCGCCTGCTCGTGGTCCTCGACCACGTCCCCGGGCCCGCGCAGCTGCAGGCGCTGGCCCCGGCCGGCCCGGGCAGCGCGCTCGTGGTCACCGCGCCCCGGCGGGTGCTCACCCCGTCGGGCCTGCGCTGGTGGACCGTGGGCCCGCTCACGCCCGAGGCGTCCCTGCAGCTGCTGGCCGACCGGGCCGGGCACGACCGCGTGCACGCCGAGCGGGAGGTCTCCGCAGCGCTCGTGGCGGCCTGCTCCCACCAGCCGCTGGCGGTCGTCGTCGCCGCCGCACGGCTGTCCGACCGCCCGCACTGGTCGGTCGCCCAGATCTCCGCCCAGCTCGACGCCGACCTGCGCGAGCCGGTGGTGATGGCCGCCGACTGCGCCGTCGTCGACGCCCCGTTCGCCCGGGTGCAGGCCCTGCTGCCGCGGGCGCTGGACGACGCCGCGTGCCTGCTCGCCGTGCCCGACGTCGACCACCTGGACGCAGCCGCGGCCGGCGCACTGCTGGAGCTGCCGGTCGACCGGGCGCAGGCGGTGCTCGAGGCGCTGGTCGACGTCCACCTGCTCGTCGCCGAGCCCGGTGGGCGCTACCGGATGCTGGGCCTGGTGCGCGCGGTCCTGCGGCGGCAGGCGTGGGCCCGGCAGGGCGCCGGCGTCGTCCGGGCGGCACTGCGCCGGCTGGCCGACCACCTCACCTGCCGCGAGCAGGTGCCCACCATCGGCAGCGGGGGCCGTCAGCTGCCGGACCCCGCGCCGGCCGCCGTCCTGGCGCAGCTGGGGGGCGGGCACCCTGCCGACCGGGAGCGCACGAGCGCCTGA
- a CDS encoding FAD-binding oxidoreductase, with amino-acid sequence MTTIDRTPALSPVALADLAGSVSGVVLTPGQPGYAEESAPFNLALESHPAVVVGATGAADVQAAVRFAAEHGLPVAVMSTGHQASVPVDAAVLITTRRMSDVSVDPLAATATVGAGVQWQQVVDATTPYGLAPLNGSSPLVGVVGYTLGGGLSPMLGRAFGWAADALLAMTVVTADGEVHELSADAADPLDADLFWGLPGAKSNLGVVTSMTFRLFPVSRLIGGGVFFAGTELAPVLTAYAALTASAPDELTTSIALLRFPPLPFVPEFLQGTFVVHVRVSFLGSAEAAEELLRPLRVAAPAILDTVADMPYADFASIHADPSSPAPWRERAALLGPLTPGAVDTLVELAGPDAEVPVQMLQLRHLGGALARGEASTNAAARRHAEFTLDALAIGPAEATREAMTWAAVLVEQLAPVRVPGANLNFLAAEDASPAEVVAAHDPDVLARLRRIKRAVDPGNTFRLNHNITPEEADAR; translated from the coding sequence ATGACCACGATCGACCGCACCCCAGCGCTCTCCCCGGTCGCCCTCGCCGACCTGGCCGGGTCCGTCAGCGGGGTGGTGCTCACCCCGGGCCAGCCCGGCTACGCCGAGGAGTCCGCGCCCTTCAACCTCGCCCTCGAGTCGCACCCGGCCGTGGTGGTCGGGGCGACCGGCGCCGCCGACGTGCAGGCCGCCGTCCGCTTCGCCGCCGAGCACGGCCTGCCGGTGGCGGTGATGTCCACCGGCCACCAGGCCTCGGTGCCGGTGGACGCCGCCGTGCTGATCACCACCCGCCGGATGTCCGACGTCTCCGTCGACCCCCTCGCCGCCACCGCCACCGTGGGGGCCGGCGTGCAGTGGCAGCAGGTCGTGGACGCCACGACGCCGTACGGCCTGGCGCCGCTCAACGGCTCCTCCCCGCTGGTCGGGGTGGTCGGCTACACCCTCGGCGGTGGCCTGAGCCCCATGCTGGGCCGGGCCTTCGGCTGGGCGGCCGACGCGCTGCTGGCGATGACCGTGGTCACCGCCGACGGCGAGGTGCACGAGCTCTCCGCCGACGCGGCGGACCCCCTGGACGCCGACCTGTTCTGGGGCCTGCCCGGGGCCAAGAGCAACCTGGGCGTCGTCACCTCGATGACGTTCCGGTTGTTCCCGGTGAGCCGGCTCATCGGCGGCGGGGTCTTCTTCGCCGGCACCGAGCTGGCGCCGGTGCTCACCGCCTACGCCGCGCTGACCGCGTCCGCACCCGACGAGCTGACCACCTCGATCGCGCTGCTGCGCTTCCCGCCGCTGCCGTTCGTACCGGAGTTCCTGCAGGGCACCTTCGTCGTGCACGTCCGGGTGTCCTTCCTCGGCTCCGCCGAGGCCGCCGAGGAGCTGCTGCGGCCGCTGCGCGTGGCGGCGCCGGCGATCCTGGACACGGTGGCCGACATGCCCTACGCGGACTTCGCCAGCATCCACGCCGACCCCTCCTCGCCCGCCCCGTGGCGCGAGCGGGCGGCGCTGCTGGGCCCGCTGACCCCCGGCGCCGTCGACACCCTCGTCGAGCTCGCCGGCCCCGACGCCGAGGTCCCGGTCCAGATGCTGCAGCTGCGGCACCTGGGCGGTGCGCTCGCCCGCGGGGAGGCCTCGACCAACGCGGCGGCCCGCCGGCACGCCGAGTTCACCCTCGACGCGCTCGCCATCGGCCCGGCCGAGGCCACCCGCGAGGCGATGACCTGGGCCGCGGTCCTGGTGGAGCAGCTGGCGCCGGTGCGGGTGCCCGGCGCGAACCTCAACTTCCTGGCCGCCGAGGACGCGAGCCCGGCCGAGGTGGTCGCCGCCCACGACCCCGACGTCCTCGCCCGGCTGCGGCGCATCAAGCGCGCCGTGGACCCGGGCAACACCTTCCGGCTCAACCACAACATCACCCCCGAAGAGGCAGACGCACGATGA